The sequence tttctcaggggagcagagcgAGAGTGGTTGCGacagaaaaagagagagagagaaagtagAAAGAGAGGTTCGATCAAGTCCAGGCACTGGAGGTGTTGAAGTcccgtgttttgttgaaaagatttttttttgggtGGATATTGCTGTCTTTGAATGTTTTAATCAAGTGAGCAAGCTAGTATCTGGACAGATTATTCAAAACAAAGCTCTCCTTTTAAAAGAGACGCTCAACGGCCCGCAAACGTTTACAGTACGTAAGCAGGTAAAACATTTATAGAAAAGTTTTACCTTtaagtatttatgatatcgtactcAGCATGGTGTTGTCACAGCGCATGTGCTTGCGTACGATTCTCGGTGACtgcgaatattttgaaaaactgcgTTTCTCTTTAGTTTAGAGTAGTAAGTCTTCTCTagataaattcaacaattagttaAGTTTTAGAATGGCGTGCGGAGTACAGTTAAgaatttaatatcaataaaatactggAAAATGGCAGTGTTTTATTCGAGGCAACAGATAGGTgtatttgaattatcaaaataCGTAACAATAGCATATTCTTTTGAACTTATCCCGAAGAAAAATCCCAATCCAGCATAACACGAGTCTAAAGAGAGGGAGTGCACGTAAAAGATAATACAGAGTACGAAAGGAGCTAGGAGGGAGCTCGGAGCGATAtcaataaaaactcaattaatatattaaataaaacaatttcgaaaaCTTGGAAGGCTGTCTAACAGTCCTGGCATTAACAAGCGCCTATACGGAAGAGTGTCCCACTGAGAAGGAAACCTTAACTCTGTACGCCTGCACTCCATCGACTTCAAACGAAACTTTTTGTAGTACTGGTAGTAGTAAccatttgtttattaacattttcaattagatCTGAGCAACATTTCTTATTTAAGTTCTTATTGCAGGTGTATATAAACATtatatagatttttcaaataaacagttaccTTGAAAAAGGTCGCATTGcgtttttttgtcatttattaaaattaaaataaattaggttCATCAAATAAACCGATGTTTCGGAGATCTTGGGAGGTGAATTTAGGAGGCATATAGGGAGAATTTAAATATCATTCGGGGAGTATTTAAAGAGCATGCGGGGAGCATATAAAGATCATTCGGGGTATATTTAAAGAGTATGGGAAGAGGAATTTGAGAGAACAAGGCGAGGGTTTGAAGAGCATAATGCTAGGCTTTAGCGAGGTAGCAGCGAAGATGGAGGGAGCACATACAGGGGTTGAGTAGCGCACTAAGAGAGGTTCCCACGAATATATCAATGTTTTAACAAGTCCTCGTTTTCCCTCGAAAACgatcgaaaattgcgaattcggaaataagtaggttTCGGCGAGCATTAATGTggctttagcgagcacttgtgatacattgaatattttttgaaaccgcGCTACATAATCgctcaatactctaaaatcatcaGCACGCACTCATAACCTCGATAGCTGAGTGTGACGTTTttgcttgcgccctcgatagactGACACtgtagggcctcgatagaaaataggaaatctagacagggcctctgaAGAACCAAGTTTTCATTTCTACTCGGGTTGACTGattcttaaagaattttcattacattAATATTATCAATATTCTTACGCATACatgaagaaatttcatttatagAATAGTAAAACAGTCAAATCTGTTTCTATATAttctattacattctcatcagaaaaggtattagatttgtgtgaaattttcccccctccccccagtttttgtcaaatgtcctcgTTTTGAGATGCCCTGCATCCGAAaagaggtttttacgaatgtgtctgcctgtatgtatgtctgtctgtgaacagaATAACTTTTGACCACATTAATtcattagattggcctttagtacactcgtttagtgtcctaaattgaaggtcaacttcgttagccagccatcttggatgcaaattcaaaaagtgggcacattttgaatatttttaggaccacatttttaatttaaaagttctctgtatggttatttatagtattcaaaaagtagaataatttattctcatgacttttttcataaaattaaaaattacaaaaaacacacgaaaataaatctttttagccaaataacgaacgatgtgaaaaaatgtaaagaaattcattccgtttatttatttaatccacaaatacattttttccttgaagaataatatttttcaggcgaagtcaaattaaaattttgaaactaattcacaacaaaattattacTACTTGCAATTATACAGACGAAGAAAAGTTACAtctaatctaaataaaaaaagtaatgtttacatgattcaaagtaaaaatctgtttatattacaattaaatttgttagatcagaaaattctttatttaaaaaaaaaaacaatatatgttTGATTTAGGACCAACAGGAACAGTAGAATGAACATAAATTACAATAACtcttaattatttatgtaatttcgTGCGTAGTGTGCaatgaacttttaaagaaaatttccacctttttaaattcattcagaAATGAGCTTtaatcaattgatttttatttcttaatgtaCTTTGTgttccataattttaaattagtttagtAGAGTGAAAACTTACTTTCGAAATTCATCTCGCATTACACACCAAAGTTTACAACATGTTTGACTTAAGAACAGAAAAgtcgtttaaaataaaagaagttttaatgtttgtatgatatttttataaattaataactaaaaatttcgGCCCAGGGAAATAATTTATGGACAGCCGACACATGTACCTACTAGCACACCAGTTGTGCTAATCGTTGGGAGGAATGTTATTCATTCGTTTGGCGAATACATGCTTCTCCATTTAGCTAAGTGCTCCCAAAGACGGTCCGGTGCACTACTGCGCATGCGTCAAGCAGAGCCAATACAAAACTATTATTCGCTTATGCGCATCAATACATCAGGGTCTAATTGGGAAAACTAGTTTTGAGCGTCAAATGTGCCAAAAGCGGTACAGCAACTATCCCAAGGCTACGCCCAGCTGCTGTAGAAGTTGGTGGCGCTGATGCTGTGCCAAAATTCTTTGCGAGCAAACACTGATCCGTGTAATGATTCATAAATAATTCCACGTAAGAAATACACCATAATATCCTTTTTTCCCActataaaataatactaaaaactttttattaatttttatttaattatatcacAGTCGGAAAAAAGGAAATATTGGTTTCTCCTTGAGCGAGGGTGGGTATCGACATAAAGAAGGTGTGTAGTTGGAAATGTCGATCATTCTTTTAGTGAAGATTATGGTTAAAATTGAGTTCGTATAAAGCTGTGTCGTTGGTAGTCCAGAAGGTATAAGATTTAGTGCTCACCTTGACTTGTTTGTCTTTTACGAATAATGCACGCACTATTTTTTTGTCATCATCTGTTTCTAATGCACAAACCATTGTATCATTGTGTAGTAGCCCATTAGTTGATGGATATGCCCCATTTTTTATATCTGCCCTTCCTTTCTTTGTACGGTACCAGATGCCCAGATCATGTGGAAGAGCCTTATTGCCTTCTTCGAGGACTTCTGTATTGTAGTTAAGTTTTACGTCGAATGTGAGCTCGTACAAGATTGTGTAACCATCATCCCAAGGGGTATAACTGCTACCGTCCGCTATAACTTGTTCGTTGCCTGCCATTAATGCACGTTCAATTTTTGCTTTCCCATCTCGTTCTAATACGCAAATCATTGTATCTTCGGCTAGTAGTCCATAAGTATTTGGATTGTCCAACTTATCTATATATACTGTTCCATTATTCTTTACACTGTACCAGAGGCCTAGGTCATATGGAAGATCCATATAGTCTTCTCTAACAAGGCCTATATTATACTGTGAacctaattctgcaaaaagaaatagaattggattaattttaatacttaaaatactAGAGCGGACATAACATTCTTTCCTCTGTTCCGCTGCGActcctttttttagaatttccatgTTTTCTTTAAATGAAGGGAAAtcgaaaatacaatatttgtattACGTGAACTGCGAAAAACGAccaacttaaatttttgtttcaaaaatgaattcttaatcaaatccatgaatgtttaaccaagtagctgaatttttgactatagagataaattgtcaatgaataatgtaatagttgatgtttaaccaaaccattttttaattttaaagaaaaaacgtttacattcaaccaaaaagatgaatttttgatcaacagtaataaattttaaatccaaaataagaaacttaaatttctagttgaaaaataatgttcaaacaaatggttcaatttttgaccaaaaaattagtttttaaatgagaaaaacagttttctaccaaaaatacgaatttataacaaaatactttaactttcaagaaatttgaatttttaactctaaaagatatatttttaattaaatgtgttatattttcaattcaaaagaaaataaattaaatgtttaataaaaagatgggtttacaactgaaattattaatgtcCAACTGCAatcgttaaatttccagtttttaatgaatttttaaccaaaaaagatgaatgttattAAAGTATATCcattttcaatcatatagttgaattttcaatgtaaaaacattaattttttaccgaacttgttaaatttaaaatgtctaaaaaattatttatttactaaaaaacaaatttttgccaaaatagtccaatttttaacgaaagacgtcggttaaaacttgaaattatgataattcaacgaaaatagttaaattttcaattaaaaatatatttctaattcaaaaagaaagattttgtgaaaaatagttaactttttacaaggaaatcaattcaaaataaaaaacagataaattcaagcaaaaacttgaattttctactgaaagatataaatttttaaccaaaaacggacaAATTCAATTTCCAGTTTTTAGATccctttttaagcaaaaaaaaataaatttttaataaactaaaaattaaattgagttaTAATTATCAAAAGcgatatattattacatttaccAATGCAAATAATGTAAATCAATAGAGCGAGAAGAGGAACACCAACATAGACCTTCATCTTCGTTAAATCGCAGATCCTGGCTAATGGAGattgatgaattttgtttaatgaaatcaaagctttctgcaacaaaaataaaaacaaaactgaatgaaaatattttaaaaaattgcattccttcaaaatagataaaaatgatttaaaaaacaagaaaaagagcctattttaattcagaaaaaaacttcaaaataaatcaattctacCTTTAGGctcgataaaaatgtaaaaaataaagctTATTCTTCtacagggggtctcgaaacgtgaagatctgttgaaaaaatgtgatgtcaaatttccgacaattctaatactttctcaatcataaatgatgagaatgtaaaaaattgtttttaaggcaatatctgtttggttttaaatttattgtttcagttgaaacaattatttcatttgcttaaaaccttatttctttaactgaaaattgggctattttactttttgttacagatttattattttaaaatggcaattaatctattttattgcaaatttttcttttcttggttaaaaattaatttttgtacgcgaaaaagaattttttgaactaaaacttTGAATAGATTTTTTGTCGGAATTTTTCATATACATGGTTATTTTTAATGGTAGAAAATGTATTCATTGCCTTCTAAATTCgactaaaaagtaaaatatttagtgaaaattcttctatattattgcaaataatttaatttccgtagaatattaatatatttgcttttctttggataaaaacgtatttttctaacttaaaatgaaatcttattctatctattttacaaatttatctcttgtagttaaaatcatttcttttttgaaaatttgtcttttttggtagaaaatttacattctgggttgaaaattcaattttttgcttgaaatttttttttttaacacacaTGCGAGAAAAAAACAGCAAGCTTCTAACATTATCtaaggaaaatattattaaaaataataatagattgtgaaaacaataatttttctgattttgaattaGGTTTACCTGGCAGTATTCTAATAGAGTactgttattaataataacaaattgctTAACAAACATACACAAATTATATTAAACCTAAGAGTTGAATTATAAACCCAGAAGATGGATTCTGtacagaaaatacaaattttcaatcaaataaataaattgtctactaaaaaaaatgtgcaaccaaaaacaaaatacttacattttaagtgaatagattaataaatttttagaaaaagaaaaaaaattccaactgattaggtaaattttcaaccgagctgCTTCCGTTTCTATAAAAACAATGTCCACAAAAAATtgtgtggttgaattttcagttgcagaagagaatgtgtgaataaaattatgcatcttaaactaaaaatagaatacttgaattaggaaaaagaaaaaaataattttttcttagaaaattactTTAGCCTAAATACTTAAATACTTTAGTTTTTAGTAAAGAATAATATACAaagaacaactaattttcaatcaaataaatgaatttacaaacaaaaacaaCGTTAAAATTAACTAGAGGTTCAGCTAATCCAAAAGTCCTTGACatccatttttaaagttttggttTCTTAACTCTTTAGACTGTAATGAACCTCTTGATTGTCACATTCATCTACAATTTTATGTCACTTCATACTTTCAAGCTTACTACAAAAAACTGTATTCCTTAACTCTGCAGGTGTGAACTAACATTCCAAGCAGTAACAATAATTCACATCGCCCTTCGCCACCCCTTCCACCGAATTCTTCCATCACTACTTCCAAACGCCAGCCATAACCTCCCTTCTTCTACTTGCTCTCATTCTTAATGATTTGCCCTCATTTTCCCCCACTTAACCTTGTTGGTTACCAATTCTACTTTCCGTGTCCTCACTTCCCCTTACTTTCCCTTACCTCACCTCTTCTATTTCCTATCTCATCATTTTCTTTAATGTTCCCACCTCTAACTTCGCCTTAATCCTCTATCCTCCATTAAATTCCTCTACTCTTCTATTTCTCACTTTTTCACCTGAGCCTCACTCACTCGTATTTCCATTCTCCTATTCTCCTTCTCTAAACCTTACTTCTCCTTCCTTCAGTTCCATTTTCCCTATTCTTGTTTCTTctcattttccctactttcctACCTCTTATTTCCCCAACCTCTTCTCCTGCCGCTTAAAATACTTCcccttatttttcttcttttctcacCCACCGATGCTTGGTTTCCTTATCCAAAACTCTAtggactttttttagttttatattaaggtaaaaaactgaaattatcaTCAAATCATAACAGTTCCTCTTTTTAAGTTatatgatatttgaaattatttcaatatttaaagaaatcgTACCTTTTGGTTTTGGGAATTTTCTTCCTTCACTTACTGCTTTTGGCTAGAGACTGAAAAAATATGTCTTCAATAGtggaaaagtaataaaaataatactggAACGTTTTAATAGCGTTGgaagagatttgaaaattttgcgatAACGCCTACATTTATCAGAAGTAAGCAATTTTACTGTGTGTTTTTTTGGGTTTTAACTGGTTTATTATGccataaaatttataagaaaaatacgAAGTATAcgtttacagaaattaaaaaaattatttacctcacCAAAAATTATATCTATCGgggaggaataaaaaaataatttttatcacgcacacattttataaaaataaacgattttattgTGATTAAACTTTATAACATACTCGTAAAATATGATCTTGCAGcaaggtttaaaattattgtattcacaATTTGGAGAcagattggaaattaaaaaaaattattctttaattttttgtaatctcgAACTTAATAAAAAGTACCAAAATGTTGGCTGATAATGTGTCTTTAGGccattataatttataaacaattttaatcacacCAGCCTAGCATAAAAAGTATTAAGtgtaaggattttattttttgcatcagAATGTACATATTTTGCGTCTCTAAtgccaagaaaaaatatatacctttatcctttggttgaaaatgctaaaaagaaTCCTCTTATCTACAATGCTTCACAATATGAATTGTGTGTTTACTTGACtaattttctttgtgaaaattacagtaattatttatttaaatgacaaTTTATCAATTGTcgacatttttaacataaaaaataatacaacattataaaactaatttattccgtaaaattttccataaataattattaaacaatgtaaaatgaattaatttacatttttcctcATTCAGTTTCGACAACATGTATTCTGgaagtaattttcacaaaaaaaggtaAACCCTTGATAAGGTGAGCCAAGGCATCCCCGTCAGATTATAAGTATTCCCGACCGGGCAATTTGAGAgtgccgagaatagcatccggatatagagaaagcagcttatccagTTTTGGCACGTCTAAACCTTTCTCTCAGACTTCCTTGCAAAGCTCTTGGAGTTTCCCATTCCCTCAGTGTGCCTTCCGAGCTTTTGCAGCTCCTAAAgttcgacaattactttcataagtggacTTGATGGCTTCCATGAAAATCTCGGCTGCAATCTCCAGGATATTCACGTATCTAATTGTCCTGGACACCTCTGTGGGCGCACTTTTTAATTCTGTGTAAAACTGACTCCAGTCCGTTCTTCTTCGATTTCTGGCCCATTTAGGGCCCGTGGGTATAGTGGTTTCTAGCTCGACCTCTATCTGTGAGTGATTTGAGATAGCGGGTGCATctgacaaggaaactatcccaggtgtccctcaccgattttgatgaaactgcaatatgttgtaatacatcgaaaaataagagacacgtatttttttttatcgNNNNNNNNNNNNNNNNNNNNNNNNNNNNNNNNNNNNNNNNNNNNNNNNNNNNNNNNNNNNNNNNNNNNNNNNNNNNNNNNNNNNNNNNNNNNNNNNNNNNgataaaaaaaaatacgtgtctcttatttttcgatgtactacaacatattgcagtttcatcaaaatcggtgagggacacctgggatagtttccttgtgagactctccacttcttgatgctGTCTCTAAATCTACCGTTACAGAGAGTGATGACAATAACTTCATCCCGGCCCGAGTTACGAAATGTTGCGTGGTATTCCCcatattaagaatatataaaTCAGTAGTTATGTGGTGTTTTACAAGATCGTTACCTCTAGAGTTGACGTCCGCGTTGCCCCAAAAACAAAGGTGGGAATTAATGTTGAAACTCTAATCAATGCGTGGtgttttctgtttttttgttttccgatagtttgttaattattttctcgCGTCAGACCTTCGTTTCCCCTAAGTTATCATTTGAAATCTCTAGGGGGTAGATTCTCTGTGTGGGTTGTCTAAATCGACCatctttagtttttaatatagAACAACGGACTACACCATCTCGACCAAGGATAAGTTTTTCTATTCGTCCTAACGGCCATCCAACGCGTTTGCGGTTATCATTTTCGATGAGAACTACATGTCcttctttaacttttttgtgattCTTTAACATTACCTTTCGAGATTAACTGACTCAAATATTCGTTTCGAAACCTAATTCTTGAGTGTTCCATCAATTGTTGCTTACGCTTTAAACTATCATTTAGATCTGTTTGATTAAGTACATTGATGTCAGGATTTTCCGTTTCCTTAATGTTATTCAAAAACATTGCCGGAGTCAGAGCCATAAAATCACTTGGTTGCTCCGAAACGTAGGTTAGTGGTCGTGAATTAAGCATGTGCTCGAACGCATTATCGGCGCCAACAAAATTTGTCCTATTATCATTGTAGATGATGGAGGGTCTTCCTCGACATCCGATAAATCGACGAAAACTATCTAAAAATGCTTTAGTTGGCATTGGCATAAATACCTCTAGGTGAACGTCTCGATATACTGCGCACGTGAACAAGCAGATCTAACCCTTTTGCTTTCCGCGCCTAAACACTGGACCAGCAAGGTCAACCCCAATGACTCCAAGTACCAATACATCTTTCACTAAATGGACAGGTAAAGGGGCTGGATCCGCTTTCATGTTTCCGGTGTCGAATTTCTTGCATACTATACATTTCGATACAGCAGATTGGACAGTCTTTCGTACagatagaatccaaaacttttaTCGCAAATGATATTAAAGTTTAGATGCCAGCATAACACATATTTTCATGAGTATTTGGATCAGTAATTCAACAACTTGGTGTTTACCGTCTAGCATTATTAGACATACGCATGAGGAATTTTCATTgcgttcaaacaattttaattgtaaacaaattagatcatCTGAATGCACAAAATTTTGCAGCGGggctaattttgattctttttcgttagaaaacaTTTGACCTTGTAACCacttaaaaactttaattcagTCAACTTTATTAGTCAGTATCGGCTAGTTGTCACTAGTTTCGCGACGTTAATCGGGCTCCTTCCATTAGCGCGAATCAAGCAGTTGCTTTGTGTGACAACCCCGTGAAGGAAGATCAGGTGGATTTAATTCGCCCCGCGCGTATTTCCACAACCCAGATGAAGTCAACTCTCTTATTTCGCGAACACGGTTCCCAAATAAAATACCACATTGTTTATCTCGTCTGAGCTAAACCAATACAGTAGTTGAATCTGTTAAGTAAGAATTTAGTATGCCTTCATAATGGAAAGCTTTTATGATTTCGCGATTTTGTTGACTACCAATGCACGCAGCCAAAAGTTTCAAAGGCGAGTTAGACATATACTCCGGAGCGACTCGCGATTTGGCTGCCAGAAATTTTAATTCGACACAGTCTTGGTTTTTTACCCGTAAAAATGTGACGGCAGCATATGCTAATTTACTAGCGTCACAAAAGGTGTGTGAAGTAAAATCTCCCGACCCAATCTTCCTCGGAATTTCAATTTCGGACAAATAATTTAACTGATTTCGCCATTGCAAAAACTCCTTTCTAACAGTTTCTTCAACGGGCACATGCCAATCGAATTTATCTTTATGtaatttcttcaatattaattaaGGAAGTAGCGTCACGGGGCAGGTGAAACCTATGTGatcaaaaattttatgtgccgCCAAGAGGATTGACCTGTCAGTGAATAATTCATAACCCTTTCTTTTAAAAGGGGCGGATCAATTAAAATTGTGCTGCGTTCTTTATTAGAAGAAATTTCGAGCACTAGTGTGCTTTTTTCTGCTGAAATCGCAAGTGAACTCCCACAATCTTAAAGAAAAACCACCCTTTCTTATTATACCTTTACATAccgagataaaattatttaattctagtGTGGATTCTACGCTTGTAGTGTAATTGTCTACGTAGAACGATTTAGACAATTTCTCGACAATTTATTTCGACCAGTGACTGTATTATTTCTCAGTGAAGGCTTTTACTATATTTGCAAAATGATTCTCGAGTACTGCGTTTAATACAAAAGGACTGCAAGTGTGGCCAAATAGTACTCGCTTGTGTCGAAAAACTAAAAGTGTCCCATCTACATACCAAAGAAATCGCAGAAAATcacaatcttttttattaatttctatctgTAAAAATGCTTTACGATCATCCGTTAATACCGCGATATTTTTTTCTGGGAATCTTAATAAGGACGCTGGTACTAACTCGATTAAATTTGGACCTTTTTCGAGACATTAACTTAAAGAGTAAAACACCAATTAACTCACGGACGCATCAAAAACCGGTCTAATTTAAATGGTACTTTCTGGCTTGAGAACACGGGGATGAGGCAAGTAATCAGAAAGAAGATTCAGTTCATTTTCCGGTACAAGCTACCGTCATCACTTTCTGGTTACTTTCTTCTTGCGATTGACCACTTAACGTCAATTTCgccataaaaaattttagatgatATGTCTCGTGTGACTCAATGTCTTCTTTCACATCTTCTTCGAAACTATTTGAAAGTGTCCCTAGCGTTCCGCACGCTTTTCGAGCGCCCTCTCGCGGTGAGCGCTAATCcagttcaaattcaaatttcgacaatTAGCATCACAccccagcagaagaggaagacGCCTTACCGGGCAGTATTCCACCACTGTACTTACCTGCACTGGTCGATTGGTATCGATGTCATATGGAATGTAAGTCCATTACATGACTAGCTTTTCTATTcttttaagatccgtgactatcactaTCAGATCTCTAGGACATAGCTCGAGCAGCGGGACAACGTTAACTCCCTTCGCCAGTATACAAGTCCTTGGATTGGCCACCTTGGATTCCCTGTAACAAacactagccccccccccccctaaacccctaatggtatctcgaactaaccaaGGTTCCTGGATTAGCTAGATACATGTATGCCTCGCAGCCATATCTTtatgcaaaactgcagaggcgcctttgGTGCAATGCAAGTTAATTTGGGTAATGTTTAGACCAGGAGTAGTCATTTGGGTCTGATCTCGACGTTCCTGTACACCGACAAGCTCCTTCTGTCCGTGACTGGCCACCTTAAAGTTGACCTGCCTAAAGTAGTAGAAGGGCTTGTTGTTAAGCACCACAAGAGCCCACCTCTGAGATACCAGAATTTGCATAACTAGAAGATGTTTGATTTCTCCTCTCGTTGTGTTCTCTTCCTCAGGCCTATTGTGCCTGACGATTCGATAGGACGCTGTCTTATGTCTGGATGTCTTATATCTGGGGTGGTTATTTATTTA comes from Belonocnema kinseyi isolate 2016_QV_RU_SX_M_011 chromosome 5, B_treatae_v1, whole genome shotgun sequence and encodes:
- the LOC117173504 gene encoding uncharacterized protein LOC117173504 gives rise to the protein MKVYVGVPLLALLIYIICIELGSQYNIGLVREDYMDLPYDLGLWYSVKNNGTVYIDKLDNPNTYGLLAEDTMICVLERDGKAKIERALMAGNEQVIADGSSYTPWDDGYTILYELTFDVKLNYNTEVLEEGNKALPHDLGIWYRTKKGRADIKNGAYPSTNGLLHNDTMVCALETDDDKKIVRALFVKDKQVKVSTKSYTFWTTNDTALYELNFNHNLH